A window of the Vigna angularis cultivar LongXiaoDou No.4 chromosome 3, ASM1680809v1, whole genome shotgun sequence genome harbors these coding sequences:
- the LOC108324692 gene encoding uncharacterized protein LOC108324692 → MAHSTASSDSFYQEGFTHHQHIAMTSYKYHSSENQFLYFSYLQDDHHTEYHDDPQTESKRALREFSQLPPPIGLKFTLTPEMMQPSQVAAANKVEKLKAVQFPMNMLRIGYFKIEAKYPYELVAKCYYARQKLMWEILHDGLKYKIEIQYQNISAIRAVIDEHLPGVLEIELDKVPSFFREIDPKPKKHTMWTISNDFTNAQASQYRRHYLEFPPGVLDQHYMKLLQSDNRLLELSRRSFPSSHSAYFNLHLDEGTTQFSIGHDLHHIVYPYSLSL, encoded by the exons ATGGCACACAGCACTGCTTCCAGTGACAGTTTTTATCAAGAAGGATTCACCCACCACCAACACATTGCTATGACTTCATATAAATATCACTCTTCGGAGAATCAGTTTCTGTATTTCTCATACCTTCAGGATGACCACCACACCGAATATCATGATGATCCACAAACTGAGTCTAAAAGG GCCCTGAGAGAATTTTCGCAGCTTCCACCACCCATTGGGTTGAAATTCACTTTGACTCCTGAAATGATGCAACCAAGTCAAGTTGCAGCAGCCAACAAAGTTGAGAAACTGAAGGCTGTGCAGTTTCCAATGAACATGCTCAGAATCGGATACTTTAAG ATTGAGGCTAAATATCCTTATGAATTGGTAGCTAAGTGTTATTACGCAAGACAAAAATTGATGTGGGAGATATTACACGATGGTTTGAAGTACAAAATTGAAATACAGTATCAGAATATATCAGCCATTCGAGCTGTTATCGACGAACACTTACCTGGAGTTCTTGAAATTGAG TTAGACAAAGTACCATCATTCTTTAGAGAGATTGATCCAAAGCCCAAAAAACATACTATGTGGACCATATCCAATGACTTCACCAATGCTCAAGCTTCACAATACCG GAGACACTATCTTGAATTTCCTCCTGGAGTTCTTGACCAACACTATATGAAGCTATTGCAAAGCGATAACCGATTGCTGGAATTGAGCCGAAGAAGTTTTCCAAGTTCACATTCTGCTTATTTTAATTTGCATTTAGATGAAGGAACCACTCAATTTTCTATTGGTCATGATCTGCATCACATTGTCTACCCCTACTCCCTTAGCCTCTGA